The genomic stretch CGGCGTCGTCATCGACGAGTACGAAAACCGCAAATTCGTGGTCTCGAATTCATAGCCGCCCATGGTGTCGAGCGAATAGGCCGCCTCGTCGAAGGCGATGGCATGCTCTTCGCCGGAATTGAGGTCGCGGATGATGATGGCGGGCAGCGCATTGGCGCGCTCCAGCCGCACCATATGGTCGGCGTAAAGCTCGACATCGAGCAGATAGATGCCTTCGCGATAGGGGATCAAATCGCGCCAGTTGGCGCGATCCGGCGACGCCAGCGGCGCGGTGGCGACCTTGAAGTCGATCGCGCCATCGGCGTTGGTCAGGATGAACAATTGGTCGCCGCGGTCGTTGACCGCATATTGCACGCCTTCCTGGCGCACCGCGACCACGCGCGGCGGCGCCTCGGGATTGGCGAGGTCGATCAACCGCTGCTCTGAGGTTTCATGGTCGCCGCCCGCGATCACGCAGAACCGGCCGCTGGAACTCTCATGCAGATGGGTGAACCAGCCGGAATCATGCTCCTCGTAAACCAGGACGTCGTCGGCCTGTTTGGTGCCCAGGCGATGACGCCAGACCTGCATCGGACGATGATTGTCGTCGAGCCTGACGTAGAAGAAGCTCTTTGCGTCCGTGCTCCAGACCACGCCGCCGTCGGTCTCCTCGACGAGGTCGTCGAGGTCGGTGCCGGTCTCCCAGTCGCGCACGCGAATGGAAAAATATTCCGAGCCCTTGGTGTCGGCGCTCCAGGCATGCAGCCTGTGATCCGGCGAATGGCGCGCGCCGCCGAACTTGAAGTAGTCGTGGCTGACCGCAAGCGCGTCGCCATCGAGCACGATTGTCGCCTCGCCGCCATCGCGTGGGCAGCGGCCGAACAGTTCGTGCTGCCCGCCCTCGCGGAACTTGCGCAAATAGGCGTAAGGGCCGTCGGGTGAGGGGACGCTGGAATCGTCCTCCTTGATCCGCCCGCGCATCTCCTTGACCAGCTTCTTCTGCAGCGATGCGGTGCGGCCGAGCAGGCTTTCGGTGTAGTCGTTTTCGGCTTCCAGATATTTTCTTATATCCGCGTCCAGGATCGAGGGGTCGCGCAGCACCTCCTGCCATCTGGCGTCCTTCAACCAGGCATAATCGTCCGTCACCGTGATCCCGTGGGTGGTGAAGGAATGCGGGCGGCGCGGGGCCACCGGCACGGGCTCTGAAGGCGTTTTGGCTGCTGCTTGGGTCACTCAATCCTCGTTCTGATGCGCGTGAATCGAAAGGTGCGCGTGATACCTCGCCCCGCTTGCGGGGAGAGGTCGGCGCGAAGCGCCGGGTGAGGGGGACTCTCCACGAGTCGCGCTCGCGGAGAGTCCCCCTCACCATAGCCGATGCTTCGCATCGGCGTCCTTCGTTAACAACGGCGGCCGAGGCCGCCTATGCCCTCTCCCCGCAAGCGGGGCGAGGGAGAAGAGTCGGCTGTCGCTTATATCGGTTCGAATGCGCGGATTGCCAGATGTGCCACCTCGCCAAACCGCAGGGTTGTTGGCCGCCGCGTTGTATGGTTAGGCTTTTGGGAACGCCAGAGAAAGGCCTGATGCTCTTCAATTCCTATCCTTTTATCTTCCTGTTCCTGCCGGTCGTCCTGCTTGGCTATTTCGCGCTGGGCAGGCGTGGCAATCTCGCCCCCGTGATCTGGCTGGCGCTGGCGTCGCTGGCGTTCTACTCGTTCAGCAATTGGCAATTCGTGGCGCTGCTGGTCGGCTCGGTAGCGTTCAATTACGGCATCGGATATTTGCTGATCGCACGGAAGTTGCGGCCGCCGCTGCGCTTCGTGGTGCTCACGGCCGGGGTCGCCGGCGATTTGGTCGTGCTCGGCATCTTCAAATATGCCGGCTTTCTTGCCGCCAATTTCAACGCGCTGTTCTCGACCGGGATCACCCTCCACATCCTG from Bradyrhizobium sp. Ash2021 encodes the following:
- a CDS encoding S9 family peptidase is translated as MTQAAAKTPSEPVPVAPRRPHSFTTHGITVTDDYAWLKDARWQEVLRDPSILDADIRKYLEAENDYTESLLGRTASLQKKLVKEMRGRIKEDDSSVPSPDGPYAYLRKFREGGQHELFGRCPRDGGEATIVLDGDALAVSHDYFKFGGARHSPDHRLHAWSADTKGSEYFSIRVRDWETGTDLDDLVEETDGGVVWSTDAKSFFYVRLDDNHRPMQVWRHRLGTKQADDVLVYEEHDSGWFTHLHESSSGRFCVIAGGDHETSEQRLIDLANPEAPPRVVAVRQEGVQYAVNDRGDQLFILTNADGAIDFKVATAPLASPDRANWRDLIPYREGIYLLDVELYADHMVRLERANALPAIIIRDLNSGEEHAIAFDEAAYSLDTMGGYEFETTNLRFSYSSMTTPSEVYDYDMAKRTRVLRKRQEIPSGHDPADYVTTRIMATAHDGAKVPVSILHRKDLVRDGRAPLLLYGYGSYGMAMPASFAANRLSLVDRGFVYAIAHIRGGADKGWGWYLDGKREKKTNSFDDFAAAARGLIEAKYTSAKRIVGHGGSAGGMLMGAVANRAGELFAGIVAEVPFVDVLNTMLDDTLPLTPPEWPEWGNPIESEADFRTILSYSPYENVAAKDYPAILAMGGLTDPRVTYWEPAKWIARLRATMTGGGPVLLRTNMGAGHGGASGRFNRLDEVAIAYAFALWAVGLADKSEV